The Scyliorhinus canicula chromosome 17, sScyCan1.1, whole genome shotgun sequence DNA window AAGTCTCTGTCTTATGCGTATTCAAAAAAGGTGCTAAATAGCCAGGTAATTTAAATCCAGTACTTTAAATAACTACCAGGTCTCCATTTCTTGCAGGGAAGCAGTGAGcggggatctgtcaatcagcctgaatcagcaccttcaggacatTTGGGAGGATGGGTGATGGAAAGTGAgtcacagcagagtgagaatggtggcggggggggggggggggggggggagggagggatggagatttacagcttttggggaatgagagaggaaagaatgttccacagaaactagaattgtctggtTTGAATCTCTATCCTGTAATAACAGTGATtaattttgtaaactccttttaaagGATATcagaaggggaggatttgcagactgaAATCCCAGTTCAAACGTCACATCAAAATATGACAGAGGCACTCGACTCATCAGGTCCTGAATATCATCAACCTTGGAATCTGGAAGGAGATGTGTTTGTCTGTTCCGTCTGCTTCTGAAGGGTTTAAACATCAGtatgactggaaaagcactgagatACACAAGCACACAactgagagtgttccagtgaactgactgtggaaaaagCTTTCaccagtttttttttcttattcgttCATAGgcttcgctggctgtgccagcatttattgcctatccctaattgcccttgagaggacagttaagaatcaaccatattgctgtgggtctggagtcacatgtaggctagaccaggtaagggcagcagatttcatttgtaaaggacattagtgaaccagatgggtttttacgacaatcaacaatggtttcatggtcatctttagacgtctttggaattcaaatttcaccatctgcagtggtgggattcgaactgggGTCTcctgagcattaccctgggtttctggtttactaaggcagtgacaataccactgcgccatagATAACctgaaaaacatcacaccatacTCAGCGGGGAGAGACAGTACTCTCGTTCTGTGTGGACATCTCATGTGGTCTTCGAACCCTGAGAAACATAAGGACAcccgcaccatggagaaaccgtggaaatgtggggactgtggaaagGGCTTCAGATCCCCATCAACGCTGGAAACTCATCGCCGCAGTCACAATGGGGAGAGACCATACACCTGCCCTgagtgtaggaagggattcagttCTGCAAGCCACCTGAGgatgcaccagcgagttcacacagggaaGAGACCTTTCACCTGcattgaatgtgggaagggattcactcagtcatccagcctgcagacacaccagcgcgttcacaccggggagaggccgttcacctgctctgtgtgtgggaaacaATTCACCCAGTTATCTGGCCTGCTGAAACACAATGTCACCCACAGtaatgagagaccctttaaatgctctgattGTAAGAGTGCTTTCAAAAGCTCTCAGGTACTGATGGAGCAtcagcgcattcacactgaggagagaccgttcagctgctcccACTGCACAAAGAGATTTAGAATGTCATCCAGCCTGTGGAGACATCAGAAAGTTCACaccggggaaaggccattcagctgcactaTTTGTGGGacgagattcactcagttaacgcatctgcagaaacaccagcgagttcacactggggagaagcctttcacctgctcccagtgtgggaagggattcactcagtcatctgacctgctgacacaccagcaggttcacacatGATTAcgtttggattctgctgttattgctgctgttaatcacatccaggactgaaccgtgttcattctgacacttggtgaagtgggaCTGGCCGGCCTCATgtctttgcttccagtgggctgatgctctttgagcctgggagagcacatttccactgaaatgatccacaaaagctgatgaacgacatttattttatcctggaTAGTAAATAATGTTTCCTCCCCACTACAGGTAGATCTAaaataaatgaagaaaaaaaCTGAAAAAAGTCAGTaggactgacagcatctgtggagagagaaaccgagttaatgttTCATGTCCAATGTAACTCCACTTCAGAactagagagagggagaaatgtgatgggtttgatGCTGgtgagaaagggggagggtcaGACAGAACAAAAGAGAAAGTCAGGGGTTGGTTAGAGGGTGGGTGAGATTAAATGACAAGAATGTCCTGGAACAAAAGGCTAAGGGAGAGGTAATGGttgtagtaaagaaacaaagcattgaTCCAGAGtcagtgttaatggcagaataaaGGACAGCCCTGTCTGGAAGTAAAAAAACATGAAAACAAGATGCAGACTGGCACTCGGCAAAAACACAAATCAAAATGGAGGCAAGAGTTcaaggtctgaagttgttgatctcaatgttgagtccagaaggctgtaaagtgcctcatgGGAAGATGAGGGGCTGTTTGTCCAGCTTGTATTGGGCTTCtccggaacattgcagcaggccgaggacagaaatgtgagcctgagagcaaggtggtgaattCTGATGGCAGCaagctgttcttgaaaatacagaaaaatgtgtcatttgaaacatggaagtctggaaaTATCTGGTTtcagagggtacagggaaagatcccacaaaagtttaatagcagcttcaaagagcagggttataaaatgcagaatcttgctcacaagcaggtttagcaaacacacaggtttcatgtggtaagctaaaacaatggctcacaccttcatggaatgtaactatctcaggaagcatctgaaaaagcatggatgagagtttcaattgcattaagtgacgaatgtttaaaacaggcaagtctttcaagtcataaccaagttaaattttaccatacagctaaaagcaaagtttcacaccttaattgaaataaactctcttagtaaacagctggaaaggatggaagatgctcagtcgaatttggtgtcaattctaaagtgtaaaattctatgaacatcaagtcaattaaaagaaaattggagacgacctgtctacgagaaacatcatttaagtcaaaatcaaaggcaaagttatgagctggggacaattggaaaattaaacgattcgaaatcacagaaataaaagtaacacctattgaaaccaaagcatttcttaatcagatctgagaggagacgatatgcccaaattgaataattagttgtattagaatgtttacatcaaagatacttttaacaatcaaagggaaataagttaatttacaataaggctctaaaaacttaataattaaaagaaagagaatataaacccagggagcagaagcagaacagcaacagcaacaggagagaaggggaggagaactcagagagagagagagagagagctcggtcatgggaaagacaaggcaagcagccgagtttaaacagttatacatctaaggaagactagaatttaagcagagccagagccagctctcacagctcggtgcatgggaaagacaggacacagcaaccgagttcaccagcgaatacaactcaagaagaccagattttaagaagatcgattgtcaaggtgggactgaaggtctgtacaaccaaccagcagcagccagaatcaagatcttttttcctttctgtaaagaaagtgtttgcagcttttaaaagaaaaaatataataataaaaataacttaacctgaaaaagtggttcttagcttacttcacttccttaataacgcaggacccaggacatcgatgctattaaggggtaagtaggtaaaattcttcggtgaaggtatgggttataccgggggataacttgaaaagatagtttgacctaaatagcacccacagaagcctgcatcggagtcagggagtgagaatccctgttcaccatttagaatatcaaccttttttttggtatagggggaattctaagaatagtggtgagttttaacttcaaagCGGAAGGTCAGGGTCAGGCTTGTGGACTGAgcggaggtgttccacaaagaggGCAGGGAACAGGCTACAGATGAATTAAAGAGAAACCATTTGGGtccagaacattgtgaacatccttttACTCTGGTTGTATTTGATcttcaattcattttgttttttttaaccatgttCTGTTTCATCAATAAACTTTTATTAGTACAAATATTAGAtttttctgtacttttcattGGATAGGTGTACTTtagggaaagtgggtgagaggggttgacaggctctttaacagaaaATGAGCCCCTCtgaggtaattggcaaaggagccagaggggcagatgacattttattttattttttgacagCGAGTTGTTCTGATCTGTcagaaagcagattcaatagtatctTTCCGCAGGAGAAATACTTGAAAGGGAAgaatttgcagggctgtggggaagaGCAGAGCAGTTGGATGAATCAAATAATTCTTTCAGGCTGGGAATCTGAGCCTCTAACTTTTGTGAGGGTTAAAAGGGGCTgatttcaagggcagcatggtggcgtagtggttcgatctcggctctgggtcactgtccttgtggagtttgtacattctccctgtgtgtgcgtgcgtttcctccgggtgctccggtttcctcccacagtccaaagatgtgcgggttaggtggattggccatgataaattgcctgtagtgtcctgaaaaaagtaaggttaagggggagggggggggggggggggggggggggggggggggggggggggggggttgttgggttacgggtatagggtggatacgtgggtttgagtagggtgatcatggctcggcacaacatcgagggccgagttctgttctgtgctgttctatgttctatgtgcaggtggattggccacactaaatagccccttaattggaaaagaaataaatatggtactctaaatttatttttttaaaggttcAGATTTCATTGCAGCCTCTTCCCTGTATATGTATTTAAAGAGATGGGTTTCACTTTAGCTCTGAGTGACCGATATAACAATTGGTTGGAGGcccatttcccagtcagtcctccagcaccttcctgactCTATTAGTGGGATGCCCAGGGCAGTTTCCTAACTAGGTCACAGGCCCCGTTATTTTTAGCTAAATTCAGCCTCAGCTCCGTCTCCTGGCTGTCATTGACAtgagcaatagagacagaaaggtgcccgaggctcaGATGGGAAGTAGCAACTTGTGGCTCTAAACCAGCAATTCAACATTTGTCGGTCATTTATTTGTCAGTCATTGTTCTTTATTCTCGGGTTTTTATGATTAGATTTAGGCACTGGAGGCAAAATGTGGGGGCTTAAAGGGTATTTTCCCTTTCTAACTTTGTATTGTCAatagtgtcagctgtggctcagtgggcagctctctcacctctgagtcagaaggttgtggattcaaatcccagtCAAGGGACACAAGAATCATGTCCAACAttcctggtcccagcactgagggagtgctgcactgtcagaacagccttctttcaaataagatgttaaactgaggccctgtctgcccctctcaggtgggtgtaaaagttcccacagccgctattttgaagaacagcaggggagttatccccggtcaatatttatccctcagtcaacatcactaaaaacagatcatctgctcattatcacattgctgtgtgtgggatcttgctgtgtgtaaattggctgctgcttttCCTATATTGcaccaatgactacacttcacaggtacttcactggctgtaaagcactttgggacgtcctgTGGTTATGAAAgacgctatagaaatgcaagtttttaaatcGAAGATTTATGTTTTCTGAACTTGTAATCTGGAACTTTATTGATTTCAGCCACCCCcaacttaccatttaataaattaactttggttcagacaaggcAATTAAGACAAAGACAGAATTCACGATATTAAATTTCAGAAGTTTATTCAAAAAAAACTTTAAGACATTGACTTTTCCAACTTCATGTGGGTGATCAGTCTGTAGCAGcgtaaccctctctggctccttctttgacagtaattcttgtggaattcagcctcgggagtctggctccttctttgacagtattTTCCTTGGAATTCGGACTCAggaatcttcagtacttggccagcaaggaagaccttcagaacctctacttttatccccaaagtgaccattacctcacaTCAGATTTGGGTGTGTTGTAACATGACCATTGGTCAATTTGGTCACTGGATTAATTTAATTGGATCcccaattactgacaccaccttctttCATTATCTCAGACAGGAATACAACAGAACTAtttcatactatccctttatctgattctataccaggggtgggcaaacttttccgtgcaagggccacattcagaaattcacaattttaaagggccgcatagtatattaattaatagtcccggatgtaaccaattagcgtgcggcatatacctcagcgcttcccccggcggcatcctgcctttagccctctttttctctacttttcaaaaatggcgcttcacccggttatgattctgggcgcctcatatagaacatagaacagcacagaacagaacaggcccttcggccctcgatgttgtgccgagcaatgatcaccctactcaagtcaacgtatccatcctataccagtaacccaacatccccccccccccccccccccccccattaaccttataaaaaaaatataaaaatgtttttaaaaaaatttattattattttttttaattacttgatcttggtgggccgcataaagacctttggcgggccgcatgcggcccgcgggccgtagtttgcccacccctgttctatacAATCCCTTATTCATATAGTTTCAAATGCTGAGGCTAATCAGAGCTTGAAGCTCTCTCTTGCcagtacatttatcctcattgcaTTCTTTACAGACACAGCAATTAAGCTTTTATatttttacagcaaataaaacCCAGTCTCTCACTATAACTACTGATTCATTGTTGATTATTTAATTGTCACTCAATTAAGGCTCATTATTTATTCAGCCATCTGTTACTGACTGGCAGCTAATTAATACAGTAATCTTTAATTAATACATTTGGTTAATATAATATCCACTGGTTGAAAAAGACTGTTTTATGGAAGACAATCACTTTCTTTCTTACTAACTTTGATTGGATTGAACAATGAGTCTTAGGCTTGAGCCAGGCTTTGGCAGGATGATACCCTGTAGCTTCACAAAATTCTGGAACAATGTGAAACAATTTTGCTTTATTCATCAGTTTCGAGAAACAGTTTGGTTTAtacagaatgaatttttaaaataaaggtccAGTCAGGTTTCAGAGTTTAACTTggcttccttaaccttgttacttaTAACAATGAAGATGACGAGTGATTGATTTTTAGAACGAAATATAATTAATGAGGCATACCCAgaatttccaacattacaacagtgactacacttcaaaattacttcaaAGGCTGTAAAAAGCTTTAGGAGATTGTGTGGTCATGAAACGTGTTATCGAAATAGTTATAGAATCCcttgagtgcagaaggagaccattcatcccatcgcGTCGACACCGATTCttccaaagagcactctacccatatctACTCACCCGTAACGgaagagaaaatgttgggaaatctcagcagttctggcagcatctgtagggagagaaaagagccaacgtttcgagtccaatgactctttgtcaaagtcaacAGTCAGAGAacgtggggaatatttatacataggagtgagaatgaaagatgagtcatagtcacagaaacccagggaaacgaggtaatattccccacattctctgtctgttagctttgacaaagagtcattggactcaaaactttagctcttttctctccttacagatgctgccagacctgctgagattttccagcattttctctttcgtttcagatcccatcatccgcagtaatttgcttttatccactcgcccataacctaacctgcacatccctggacactgaggggcaatttatcaggacCAATCCCCTTAACCcatacatcttaggactgtgagaggaaaccagagcactcagtgGAAACCCATAGACACGGGAGAACagacaaaccccacacagacagtgaccaaggccagaattgaacatgggtccctggtgctgtgaggcaacagtgctaactactatgccattGTGCCGCTCaataaatgtaatttatttttagaacTAGTCCCCAAACTTGGATATATCACACTCGGTCCCCTCGCCAAGATCACTCATAAAGACTGAGACTAGATTTTATGTAACAACCATGTCGTTCACTGCATTTCAAATCCCCTGTGAAAATCCAAACACAGTATCTCATGAAAGtatttgatttaaaacagaatgaCTTGTTGTGATTTGGGATTTACTGCCTGACAATGGTGCAGGAAGTAAATTCtactgtaactttcaaaagggaactggacagattctgcaggaaaataaacttgcagggtgaTGGGACCAATGAGATTGTTCATTCAAAGAGCGAGCATGGGAATGGTGggtttaatggcctccttctttgcccTTTGATTCTTGTTAACATTTGAAGAAAATCTTAGACTTGAACCAGAGTTTGGCAGTATTTGGGAAATACCTGAAACCCACTTCCGACCAGGGGGTAGAAGCGGAGATGATGGAACGtttccaaaaggaaattggatgggcttttgagggaaataaaccgaTACGGGATAGAACAGGACAATCATTTGATCAATAGAAATCTacaagttgtgaatctttggaattctctaccccagagggctgtgggagctcagtcactgagtgtgtttaaagcagagactgacagatttctaaatcccaataacacaaagggatatggggatagtgtggggggaaaaggcattgacgtggatgattagccatgattgtattgaatggtggagcaggctcgatgggctgaatggccaactcctgtcctatgttccaatgatacaaagataggcaggaaagtaaattgtgaagaggacacaatGAGGTTATAAAGGGATATAGATcggttaagtgagtggggaaaAGATCTGTAAAATCTAGTATTATGTGGCAAAATGTGACATTATTCATTTTGGCAcaaagaataaaaaagcttattatctaaatggtgagagattgcagagctctgagattcagagggatctgggtgtccaagagcatgaatcacaaaaggcgagtatacaggtacaacaagtaattaggaaagctaatagaatgttattgtttattgtgggggaattgaatacaaaagtagggaggttatgcttcagttatacaggacattagtgagaccacatctggagcactgtgtacagtattgctctcatttaagggatgatgtcaatgtgttggaagcagttcagagaaggtttactggactcatacctggaattggaggctggctttatgaggaatgattggacaggctgggcttgtgtccgatggagtttaggtgacttgattgaaccgtataagatcctgaggggccttgacagggtggatgtggaaaggatgtttcctcttgtgggagaatctagaaattagagtcactttaaaagtaataacttgcccatttaagacaaaggAGAACTTATTCAATGAGAGGGTCGCGAGTCTttcgaactctcttcctcaaagggcagtggagaCAGAGTCTGtgagtatttttaaggcagagctggatcaaTTCTTGCCAagaaggtgaaaggttatcggggggtcagcgggagtgtggagttgaggttacaatcagatcagctgtgaacgtattgaatggtggagcaggctcgaggggccgagtggcctactcctgttcctaatctgTATGTCATCACATCCTTTATGATAGATTGTAGCAtttccctcctactgatgtcaggctaatgggtctgtggttcccGTTTTCTCGCTCCCTCCTTAAATAatggggttacatttaccaccttccaatctgcaggaaccattccagaatctatagaattttgaaagatgatcaccaatgtatccactatctctacagccgcctctttcaacactctggggtgtagagcatcagcttttgggaatttattaactttgaaccacattaatttctccagtgctactttttcacTGATActaatctccttcagttcctcctgctCACTGGTCCCTCGGTTCTCCAGtgttttggggacaatttctgtatcttcctccgtgaagacagacacacattgtttagtttctctgccatttccttattccccattataaactctcctgtctctgtctggaatggacccacattggtctttgctaatctttccccTTTCACATTCCTACAGGAGCgtttccagtcggtttttatgtttctcgctagtttgctctcatattctattttctcttcatCAGTttattggtcctcctttgctgaattctaaacaagttcccaatcctcaggcttgctactATTTGggccacttgaaatgaaatgaaaatcgcttattgttacgagtaggcttcaatgaagttactgtgaaaatcccctagtcgccacattacagcgcctgtccggggaggctggtacgggaatcgaaccgtgctgctggcctgcatggtctgctttcaaagccagcgattcagctgagtgaactaaaccagccactttatgagcctcttcctttgatctaatgaaTTTTTAATATTTCTTGTTCGCCACggttgcatcacttttcctgtctCAGATTCCCTGAGACGGAAAGAGAAGAGAGAATGAAATGCAGCCCTGGATGTAAttgaagcagaaacaataacagcagaatccatcactgtgatcaattgtgaacttgttggtgtctcagcaggttcgaGGAAACAcagaatccctttccacactgagagcaggtgaacggcctctccccagtgtgaactcgctggtgtctctgcaggttggataaagctgtgaatcccttaccacactgagagcaggtaaatggcttctccccagtgtgaattcgctggtgtgtcttcaggtTGGATAAGTAagtgaatcccttaccacactgagagcaggtgaacggcctctccccagtgtgaagacgCTGGTGTTCCTTCAGGctggataactcagtgaatcccttctcacactgagagcaggtgaacgccctctccccagtgtgaactcgctggtgtttcctcAGATTGGATAACTCAGCGAATCCCTTcctacactgagagcaggtgaacggcctctccccagtgtgactgcgtcgatgaatctccagtttagatgggattctgtatcccttcccacagtccccacatttccaccgtttctccatattttgggtttcctcgtgtctctccaggtcggacaatcagttgaagcttcgtccacacacagaacacgtgtacgatctcttcccgctgtgaatggtgtgatgtttttttcaggctgtgtaactggttgaagctctttccacagttactgctctggaacactctcactcgggtgtgtgtgtctcggtgcttttccagttacactgatgtttaaaatcttttgaagccaaCAGGTTGGgcgaacatttctccttctagataaTGGCCGATGAAACGAGGGACTGTCAGAACTcgacgtgatgtttgagatttctgtctgtaaatcctCTCCTTTTAACATCCTGTAAAAGGAATTTACAAAAGACATGACAGTCAGTATagaatagaaattcagaacagattattttaatttctcagcaacattctttcctctctcgttCCCAAAacctgtaaatctccatcccacaccctctccctccattctcactctgctgtgtctgatattcaccctcccaattctcctgaaggtgctgattcaggctgattgacagatccctgcacactgcttcctgtcctggacacagaaatcataacaaacaggagctgcagttggc harbors:
- the LOC119951575 gene encoding gastrula zinc finger protein XlCGF49.1-like — encoded protein: MWSSNPEKHKDTRTMEKPWKCGDCGKGFRSPSTLETHRRSHNGERPYTCPECRKGFSSASHLRMHQRVHTGKRPFTCIECGKGFTQSSSLQTHQRVHTGERPFTCSVCGKQFTQLSGLLKHNVTHSNERPFKCSDCKSAFKSSQVLMEHQRIHTEERPFSCSHCTKRFRMSSSLWRHQKVHTGERPFSCTICGTRFTQLTHLQKHQRVLSRNSLVYTE